A window of the Falco rusticolus isolate bFalRus1 chromosome 1, bFalRus1.pri, whole genome shotgun sequence genome harbors these coding sequences:
- the CASKIN2 gene encoding caskin-2 isoform X4, which translates to MGQALFCALGELLGSAKRLNVNYQDADGFSALHHAALGGSLDLISLLLEAQATVDIKDSNGMRPLHYAAWQGRVEPVRVLLRAAASVNMASLDGQIPLHLSAQYGHYEVSEMLLQHQSNPCLINKAKKTPLDLACEFGRLKVAQLLLNSHLCVALLEGQSKDATDPNYTTPLHLAAKNGHKEIIRQLLKAGIEINKQTKTGTALHEAALYGKTEVVRLLLEGGVDVNIRNTYNQTALDIVNQFTTSHASKDIKQLLREASGILKVRALKDFWNLHDPTALNVRAGDVITVLEQHPDGRWKGHIHDAQKGTDRVGYFPPSIAEVISKRTGTVVPRLAPTHQRQGPPGALPAPPGGLQHLPDECPHQAAPSVPAAYGHLTPTRTGPDSSAGDRNSVGSEGSIGSIRSAGSGQSTEGTNGQSTSILIENARPLASTGDDLQQHLLGSEPRNGQLTSTAGPQSQQTPGSCPPGDRVFSHQFLRPEQLLEGKDAEAIYNWLSEFQLESYTANFLNAGYDVPTISRMTPEDLTAIGVTKPGHRKKISTEIGQLSIAEWLPNYIPADLMDWLSAIGLPQYHKKLVNNGYDSITIVTDLTWEDLQEIGINKLGHQKKIMLAVKKLRDLRKSLNQAEATLARRKVPGALDIVTIESLENGECQSPHTPKMTTFQDSELSYELQTAMSNSCHETLGIKSSQGMSRSQESIGVRSRGSGHSQDNVLSRHLSSPSQESLGSGESSSSSGQSCAPPRSKESTAGLPGRPSPEPYGKLVSPEGLNGYANGSGGSPLKERNLPEGTDQYTWPVAQKGAGTPAVTPCTPPQTPSKATAPYVFMYPHVSLKSPTVPSLLGAEQPKTLAHAYPSVSSGQKSSLQTSAQKAFSYLHSQCGPAEPPAVPPAAGAAPGTWQPGEQHGGGEGFKYKKRSHSLNRYALSDGEHEEEEGAPTSTLGSYATLTRRPGRSQMPRAALQTDAKVTRSQSFAIRAKRKGPPPPPPKRLSSVSSTLAAEADNEQPPDPERQPAAPQDVTDAAASPGDAGHSRTVKGLAAALEGTPGPSPPKPLLAPKPLHVAQDCLPRADVNNESYNGSDSSSATLPDTGRDPFESSKPRRRTLSEPSAPMTEGAAQGGREDACSDTEEEAKPGVSSSSSQNSSSECIPFAEEGNLTIKQRPKPTGQHPKADAAAPETEPGSQVVESPCPAGKEPVPPAATKEPPVLEFNLTESDTVKRRPRFREREPLQAVLKAFSMAGQAEAGASPAPQYAQAQAVSIAGPAVPAPASQAGLAGDAFDDDSVEFRIAEIEKSILSLEKGIKKAPSPTKAPGPVELLGTAVVRTPAPDVPTKHTSVASTKLVFSGPKTIYQQVLQPSRHTVAPWAATEAVPDVVGSLAAPGSLALEAGSKVSPKPLAAAPGAALAQQRLEQTNCTLAAALQAAEKKIITAEEAESHPGAAHSAKNILEDISNMFDDLADQLDAMLD; encoded by the exons ATGGGTCAGGCGCTGTTCTGTGCGCTGGGAG agctcctgggaTCTGCCAAGCGCCTGAATGTGAACTACCAAGATGCCGATGG GTTCTCAGCACTGCACCACGCAGCCCTGGGCGGCAGCCTGGACCTCATCtcgctgctgctggaggcacagGCCACCGTTGACATCAAGGACAGCAATG GGATGCGGCCCCTGCACTatgcagcctggcaggggcGTGTGGAGCCGGTGCGGGTGCTGCTGCGTGCTGCCGCCTCCGTCAACATGGCCTCGCTGGACGGGCAGATCCCGCTGCACCTCTCGGCACAGTATGGCCACTATGAGGTG TCAGAgatgctgctccagcaccagtCCAACCCCTGCCTCATCAACAAGGCAAAGAAAACCCCCCTGGACCTGGCCTGCGAGTTCGGGCGGCTGAAG gtggcccagctgctgctgaacagccaTCTGTGCGTTGCCCTCCTGGAGGGACAGTCCAAGGATGCCACCGACCCCAATTACACCACCCCGCTGCACCTGGCAGCCAAGAACGGGCACAAGGAGATCATCAG gcagctgctgaaggcCGGGATCGAGATCAACAAGCAGACAAAGACAGGCACGGCCCTGCACGAGGCTGCGCTCTATGGCAAAACGGAGGTGGTGCGgttgctgctggag GGCGGTGTCGACGTGAACATCAGGAACACCTACAACCAGACGGCACTGGATATCGTGAACCAGTTCACCACCTCACACGCCAGCAAGGATATCAAGCAGCTGCTGAGAG AGGCATCAGGAATCCTGAAGGTCCGAGCTTTGAAGGATTTTTGGAACCTCCACGACCCGACTGCTCTCAATGTCCGGGCAGGAGACGTCATCACG GTCCTGGAGCAGCATCCGGACGGGCGGTGGAAGGGGCACATCCATGATGCTCAGAAAGGCACCGATCGCGTTGGGTACTTTCCCCCCTCCATCGCCGAAGTCATCAGCAAGCGAACAG GCACGGTTGTCCCCCGCCTGGCACCCACACACCAGCGCCAGGGTCCCCCCGGGGccctcccggccccccccggcgggctgcagcacctccccGACGAGTGTCCTCACCAGGCAGCCCCAAGCGTCCCAGCGGCCTATGGCCACCTCACCCCAACCCGGACGGGCCCTGACAGCTCAG CAGGAGACAGGAACAGCGTGGGCAGCGAGGGCAGCATCGGCAGCATCCGCAGTGCTGGCAGCGGCCAGAGCACCGAGGGCACCAACGGGCAGAGCACCAGCATCCTCATCGAGAACGCCAGG ccgctggccTCCACTGGTGACGACCTCCAGCAACACCTTCTGGGATCGGAGCCGCGCAATGGGCAGTTGACCTCCACAGCAG GGCCACAGAGCCAGCAgaccccaggcagctgccccccTGGAGACAGGGTCTTCTCCCACCAGTTCCTGCGGCCTGAGCAGCTCCTTGAGGGGAAG GACGCAGAAGCCATTTACAACTGGCTCAGTGAGTTCCAGCTGGAGTCGTACACGGCCAATTTCCTCAACGCTGGCTACGACGTCCCCACCATCAGCCGCATGACCCCAGAG GATCTGACAGCCATCGGTGTGACCAAGCCGGGCCACAGGAAGAAGATCTCCACCGAGATCGGGCAGCTCAGCATCGCTGAGTGGCTGCCCAACTACATCCCG GCTGACCTGATGGACTGGCTCAGCGCCATCGGGTTGCCTCAGTACCACAAAAAACTGGTGAACAACGGCTATGACTCCATCACCATCGTGACAGACCTGACGTGGGAGGATCTGCAAGAGATCGGCATCAACAAGCTGG GCCACCAGAAGAAGATCATGTTGGCTGTCAAGAAGCTCAGAGACCTCCGCAAAAGCCTCAACCAAGCAGAAGCAACTCTGGCAAGACGCAAAGTCCCAGGTGCCCTGGACATCGTCACCATCGAGTCACTGGAGAACGGGGAGTGCCAgtccccacacacccccaaaatGACGACCTTCCAGGACAGTGAGCTCAGCTATGAGCTGCAGACAGCCATGTCCAACAGCTGCCACGAGACGCTCGGCATCAAGAGCAGCCAGGGGATGTCACGGAGCCAGGAGAGCATCGGGGTGCGATCCCGGGGCTCAGGGCACTCGCAGGATAACGTGCTGTCCCGGCACCTCTCCAGCCCCTCGCAGGAGAGCCTGGGCAgcggggagagcagcagcagcagcgggcaGTCCTGCGCACCGCCCCGCAGCAAGGAGAGCACGGCCGGCCTGCCGGGACGGCCCAGTCCCGAGCCCTACGGGAAGCTCGTCTCCCCCGAGGGGCTGAATGGCTATGCCAACGGCAGCGGGGGCAGCCCTCTCAAGGAGAGGAACCTGCCTGAAGGCACAGATCAGTACACCTGGCCGGTGGCTCAGAAAGGTGCTGGGACACCAGCAGTCACCCCCTGTACCCCTCCCCAGACCCCCAGCAAGGCGACGGCCCCATACGTCTTTATGTACCCACACGTCTCCTTGAAATCCCCGACGGTCCCTTCCCTCCTGGGAGCGGAGCAGCCCAAGACCCTGGCACACGCGTACCCCTCTGTCTCCTCCGGACAGAAGAGCAGCCTGCAGACATCGGCTCAAAAAGCCTTCTCCTACCTGCACAGCCAGTGCGGCCCCGCAGAGCCGCCTGCTGTGCCACCCGCggctggggcagccccgggcacctggcagcctggggagcagcatgGTGGGGGCGAAGGCTTCAAGTACAAGAAGCGTTCGCACAGCCTGAACCGCTACGCACTGTCAGATGGGGAGcacgaggaggaggagggggcgcccaccagcaccctgggctCCTACGCCACCCTGACGCGGCGGCCAGGCCGGAGCCAGATGCCGCGAGCCGCTCTGCAGACGGACGCCAAGGTGACCCGCAGCCAGTCCTTCGCCATCCGGGCCAAGCGCAAGGGGCCTCCGCCGCCACCTCCCAAGCGCCTCAGCTCCGTCTCCAGCACCCTGGCTGCCGAGGCAGACAACGAGCAGCCCCCTGACCCCGAGcggcagcctgcagccccccaggatgTGACTGATGCGGCTGCCAGCCCGGGTGACGCTGGCCACAGCAGGACAGTGAAGGGCCTGGCAGCTGCGCTGGAGGGGACACCGGGGCCGAGTCCACCCAAGCCCCTTCTGGCCCCAAAACCGCTGCACGTGGCTCAGGACTGTCTCCCCAGGGCAGATGTGAACAATGAGTCCTACAatggcagtgacagcagcagcgCCACACTTCCCGACACCGGCAGGGACCCCTTTGAGAGCAGCAAGCCACGGAGACGGACGTTGAGTGAGCCCAGCGCTCCCATGACAGAGGGGGCTGCGCAGGGTGGGCGGGAGGATGCCTGCTCGGACACAGAGGAGGAGGCTAAGCCAGGGgtctcctcctcatcctcccagAACAGCTCCAGCGAGTGCATCCCCTTTGCAGAAGAAGGCAACTTAACCATCAAACAGCGACCAAAGCCCACCGGGCAGCACCCCAAGGCTGACGCAGCTGCGCCAGAAACAGAGCCCGGTTCCCAGGTGGTGGAATCCCCCTGTCCTGCCGGGAAGGAGCCGGTGCCGCCCGCTGCCACCAAGGAGCCGCCTGTGCTGGAGTTCAACCTCACCGAGTCGGACACGGTGAAGCGCCGGCCCCGCTTCAGGGAGCGGGAGCCGCTGCAGGCGGTGCTGAAGGCGTTCAGCATGGCGGGGCAGGCGGAGGCGGGGGCCAGCCCTGCGCCCCAGTATGCCCAGGCCCAAGCAGTGAGCATCGCGGGCCCCGCTGTGCCAGCACCGGCATCACAGGCTGGGCTGGCCGGCGATGCCTTCGACGACGACAGCGTAGAGTTCAGGATTGCCGAGATAGAGAAAAGCATCTTATCACTGGAGAAGGGGATCAAGAAGGCACCGAGCCCCACCAAGGCCCCCGGCCCCGTGGAGCTGCTCGGCACTGCCGTAGTGAGGACGCCCGCTCCAG ACGTCCCCACCAAGCACACTTCCGTGGCGTCCACCAAGCTAGTCTTCTCCGGGCCCAAGACCATCTACCAGCAGGTCCTGCAGCCCTCCCGCCACACTGTTGCTCCCTGGGCGGCCACCGAGGCAGTGCCAGATGTGGTGGGGTCCCTGGCCGCTCCTGGCTCGCTGGCgctggaggcaggcagcaaggTGTCCCCGAAGCCTTTGGCCGCTGCCCCGGGGGCCGCGCTGGCCCAGCAGCGGCTGGAGCAGACCAACTGCACCCTGGCTGCCGCGCTGCAGGCGGCCGAGAAGAAGATCATCACAGCGGAGGAGGCGGAGAG ccaccccgGGGCCGCGCACTCGGCCAAGAACATCCTGGAAGACATCAGCAACATGTTCGATGACCTGGCTGACCAGCTGGACGCGATGCTGGACTGA